Proteins encoded by one window of Acetivibrio thermocellus ATCC 27405:
- a CDS encoding carbon-nitrogen family hydrolase: MRAALYQMEIAWEDKEKNYKKLEGVSEEVKKHGADLLLLPEMSFTGFSMNTKLTKEYNDESKDRVKMICKSHQISIGFGWVKAAGEKAENHYTIINEKGDEISDYVKIHPFSMAGEEKYFVKGNKLSTCKLQGREIATFICYDLRFPAVFQALGDETEIVVVAANWPKKRREHWKCLLQARAIENQVYILGVNCVGNMGGLEYSGDSCVINPNGEIIEIIEDKEGVIYADIEQDVKKIRDSFPLRLDRRTELYKTLF, from the coding sequence ATGAGAGCTGCATTATACCAAATGGAGATAGCATGGGAAGACAAGGAGAAAAACTATAAAAAGCTGGAGGGTGTATCAGAAGAGGTAAAAAAGCATGGCGCGGACCTGCTTTTATTGCCGGAAATGAGCTTTACGGGTTTTTCAATGAACACAAAGCTTACTAAAGAATACAATGATGAAAGCAAAGACAGGGTAAAGATGATTTGCAAAAGCCATCAAATTAGTATTGGCTTCGGCTGGGTAAAGGCTGCGGGGGAAAAAGCGGAAAACCATTATACAATAATTAACGAAAAAGGTGATGAAATTTCAGATTATGTAAAAATTCACCCATTTAGCATGGCAGGTGAGGAAAAGTATTTTGTGAAAGGGAACAAGTTATCGACTTGTAAGTTGCAAGGGAGGGAGATTGCTACTTTTATTTGCTATGATTTACGCTTTCCAGCTGTCTTTCAGGCCCTTGGAGATGAAACCGAAATTGTGGTTGTTGCTGCAAACTGGCCTAAAAAACGAAGAGAACATTGGAAGTGTTTGCTTCAGGCACGGGCAATTGAAAACCAGGTTTACATTTTGGGCGTAAATTGTGTGGGTAATATGGGCGGACTTGAGTATTCGGGGGACAGCTGTGTAATAAATCCCAATGGAGAAATAATTGAAATAATTGAAGACAAAGAAGGAGTTATATATGCAGACATTGAGCAGGATGTAAAGAAAATTAGAGACAGCTTTCCGCTGCGTTTGGACAGACGAACGGAGCTTTATAAAACTTTATTTTAA
- a CDS encoding YdcF family protein, with protein sequence MLYLVKFFYQTFLLPPGCIILLLAAASFWQYKKKDPKCTKLFVIITAILYLISTPMVCDSLIWSLEKKYQPPSELNGDVIIMLGGGAFADTPNVNGKGHLSSIAANRLLTCVQLYYKLDVPIIISGGQIPGHTTSEGEIAMNILLSLGVPEEKIIVENRSLNTTQNAFYTKELLDKHGFNKPILVTSAFHMKRAVKQFEKNEVNVIPYPTDYQTNSIRKITFMDFVPSAEALQKFYFSVKEYVGIVASRWY encoded by the coding sequence ATGCTGTATTTGGTCAAATTTTTTTATCAGACATTTTTACTTCCTCCGGGATGTATAATTTTACTGCTGGCGGCAGCTTCATTTTGGCAGTATAAAAAGAAAGATCCCAAATGTACGAAGCTTTTCGTTATCATAACCGCAATACTTTACCTGATTTCCACGCCTATGGTGTGCGATAGCCTAATCTGGTCCCTTGAGAAAAAATACCAACCTCCTTCGGAGTTGAACGGAGATGTTATCATTATGCTCGGCGGTGGAGCCTTTGCGGATACTCCAAATGTAAACGGAAAGGGCCATCTTTCAAGTATAGCGGCAAATCGGCTGCTGACCTGTGTACAGCTTTACTATAAACTGGATGTTCCCATAATTATTTCAGGAGGGCAGATTCCCGGCCACACAACCTCTGAGGGTGAGATTGCCATGAATATTTTGTTAAGCTTAGGTGTACCCGAGGAAAAAATAATTGTTGAGAACAGAAGTTTAAATACCACTCAAAATGCGTTTTATACAAAGGAATTGTTGGACAAACATGGTTTTAACAAGCCTATTCTGGTCACATCAGCATTTCACATGAAAAGAGCGGTAAAACAGTTTGAAAAAAATGAAGTGAACGTTATTCCATATCCTACCGACTATCAAACAAACAGCATAAGAAAAATTACTTTTATGGATTTTGTTCCGTCGGCGGAAGCTTTGCAAAAATTTTATTTTTCTGTTAAAGAATATGTTGGTATAGTGGCTTCAAGGTGGTATTAA
- a CDS encoding FMN-binding protein has translation MLRRKILAMGLAVIIAGVFAGCNQTQQNTPGSGTKQYKDGTYYAEADDFDESGWKDTVTIEVKNGKIVSVDWNAINKDGGDDKDTLSRNGGYKMVEYGGAQAEWHEQAEKVEAYLVEKQDPTDIKYKDNDGHTDAISGATIKVKKFFDLAQKALKDAEK, from the coding sequence ATGTTAAGACGCAAAATTCTAGCAATGGGTTTAGCAGTAATTATAGCAGGAGTGTTTGCAGGATGCAATCAGACACAGCAAAACACTCCAGGTAGCGGTACAAAGCAGTACAAGGATGGCACATATTATGCCGAAGCAGATGATTTTGATGAATCAGGATGGAAGGATACTGTAACAATTGAGGTAAAAAACGGGAAAATCGTCTCAGTAGACTGGAATGCAATTAACAAAGATGGCGGCGACGACAAAGATACATTATCGAGAAATGGCGGTTATAAAATGGTGGAATATGGCGGAGCTCAGGCAGAATGGCATGAACAGGCTGAAAAGGTTGAAGCATACCTTGTGGAAAAGCAGGACCCGACAGATATAAAGTATAAGGATAATGACGGCCATACCGATGCGATATCCGGAGCAACAATCAAGGTAAAGAAGTTTTTTGATTTGGCACAGAAAGCTTTGAAAGATGCTGAAAAATAA
- a CDS encoding DUF4352 domain-containing protein: protein MKKFIAGFLTCLVLMSGFYVLAESQQWTALRATFDVYVNGKKFESDKPIVAIEGSTYLPLKAIGDVLGVPVQWNEKLRRVEVGSISNTKNEYSFNNPAPLNTIQTITKESFLQKYTAEVVVKEIVRGETANKMVADANIFNDPPKEGYEYLLAKVYVKLISIDEGALTLSPLQFSLISSDGKEYDMPFVVLPEPEITTTLYPGASHEGWVVFEVKKDDLKPKIVFEKQYDGTGGAWFKGWVD from the coding sequence ATGAAAAAATTTATCGCAGGCTTTTTGACATGTCTTGTGCTCATGTCAGGCTTCTATGTTCTGGCCGAATCTCAGCAGTGGACCGCCCTGCGCGCAACCTTCGATGTGTACGTAAACGGCAAAAAATTCGAAAGCGACAAACCTATAGTTGCCATCGAGGGCAGTACATATTTGCCGCTAAAGGCCATCGGTGATGTGCTTGGTGTTCCGGTTCAATGGAACGAAAAATTGAGAAGGGTTGAGGTAGGTTCTATTTCCAATACCAAAAATGAATATTCGTTCAACAACCCGGCTCCTCTCAATACTATTCAGACAATTACAAAAGAAAGCTTCCTTCAAAAATATACCGCCGAAGTAGTAGTGAAAGAAATAGTTCGCGGAGAGACCGCAAATAAAATGGTAGCAGATGCCAATATTTTTAATGATCCCCCTAAAGAAGGTTATGAATATCTTCTTGCAAAAGTTTACGTTAAATTAATCAGTATAGATGAAGGTGCGCTAACACTGAGTCCTTTGCAATTTTCTTTGATATCCAGTGATGGCAAGGAATACGATATGCCTTTTGTAGTTCTTCCCGAACCTGAAATAACTACAACTTTATATCCCGGAGCTTCACACGAAGGATGGGTGGTATTCGAAGTAAAAAAAGACGATTTAAAGCCTAAAATTGTGTTCGAAAAACAATATGACGGCACAGGCGGAGCATGGTTTAAAGGCTGGGTTGATTGA
- a CDS encoding Cthe_2314 family HEPN domain-containing protein: MIDVYDYAKYPTKEEWMKICGDKADIINRIYLDNNGNKIEFSLSDFEDGYYNIQMQYWLKEFNNRAFDLIVNYTLLKYYYDSGIPDEEWYKSPGENGKSVQYFPHFEKKHYGILYWFSFYVDSYYTRFEGLIDTIYHIINIKYRLGIKPSSEFRGNVLKKLEKKDKALYKYLNSLPKNPVYKKINKFRNNIVHNYRPNQIDSGFTRTINHEGSEIITMSVGNYTTSTEFLNNIKDSLDLLADITDKIRVKI; this comes from the coding sequence ATGATTGATGTTTATGATTATGCTAAATATCCTACCAAAGAAGAATGGATGAAGATTTGTGGAGATAAAGCAGACATCATAAACAGAATTTATTTGGATAACAATGGAAATAAAATTGAATTTTCACTCTCAGATTTTGAAGATGGGTACTACAATATTCAAATGCAATACTGGTTAAAAGAATTTAATAACAGGGCATTTGATTTAATTGTAAACTATACGTTGCTAAAATATTATTATGATTCAGGTATCCCTGATGAAGAATGGTACAAATCACCTGGAGAGAATGGTAAGTCGGTGCAATATTTCCCTCATTTTGAAAAGAAACATTATGGAATCTTATATTGGTTTAGTTTTTACGTTGACAGTTATTACACAAGATTTGAAGGATTAATTGATACTATTTATCATATTATTAATATAAAATACAGGCTTGGTATAAAACCTTCCTCAGAATTTAGAGGTAATGTTTTAAAGAAACTTGAGAAGAAAGATAAAGCACTTTATAAATATTTGAACTCTTTGCCAAAAAATCCTGTTTATAAGAAGATAAATAAATTCCGAAATAATATTGTTCATAATTACAGGCCTAATCAAATAGATTCAGGCTTTACAAGAACAATAAATCATGAAGGTTCAGAAATTATAACAATGTCAGTTGGAAATTACACTACTTCAACAGAATTTTTAAATAACATAAAAGACAGTTTAGATTTGTTGGCGGATATTACAGATAAAATCAGAGTCAAAATATAA